One region of Chryseobacterium muglaense genomic DNA includes:
- a CDS encoding NifU family protein, whose product MEINTTHEDTVTRVMEALESIRPFLNKDGGDIELLDVKDNTVFVKLLGNCSSCSLNFSTLKLGVENSIKQHAPEIEKVVNVE is encoded by the coding sequence ATGGAGATAAATACAACACACGAAGACACTGTAACCCGAGTAATGGAAGCTCTGGAAAGCATTCGTCCGTTTTTGAATAAAGACGGCGGTGATATTGAGCTTTTGGACGTAAAAGACAATACTGTTTTTGTAAAGCTTTTAGGAAACTGTTCATCTTGTTCTCTTAATTTCTCAACATTGAAATTAGGTGTAGAAAACAGCATCAAACAACACGCTCCTGAAATTGAGAAGGTAGTAAATGTAGAATAA